Proteins encoded together in one Triticum dicoccoides isolate Atlit2015 ecotype Zavitan chromosome 7B, WEW_v2.0, whole genome shotgun sequence window:
- the LOC119341714 gene encoding thiosulfate sulfurtransferase 16, chloroplastic-like, which yields MASASFLAHCVSVPAHLLAIPTPLAITTCRLRRLGAAGARPVCAAGRMLGSVRYGTGAALGPKQADAGVAAVPPSVPVRVAYELQLAGHRYLDVRTEGEFGGGHPAGAVNIPYMHSTGSGMVKNSGFLEQVSAIFRREDEIIIGCQSGRRSLMAATELCSAGFTGVIDIAGGFSAWKENELPTNQ from the exons ATGGCGTCGGCCTCCTTCTTAGCCCACTGCGTCTCCGTCCCCGCGCACCTCCTGGCCATCCCCACGCCGCTCGCCATCACCACCTGCAG GCTGCGGCGGCTTGGCGCCGCGGGAGCGAGGCCGGTGTGCGCCGCCGGGAGGATGCTCGGCTCCGTCAG ATACGGCACCGGAGCGGCGTTGGGCCCCAAGCAAGCGGATGCGGGGGTGGCCGCGGTGCCGCCGTCGGTCCCGGTGCGCGTTGCCTACGAGTTGCAGCTGGCCGGCCACCGCTACCTCGACGTCAG AACGGAGGGCGAGTTCGGCGGCGGGCATCCGGCAGGAGCGGTGAACATCCCCTACATGCACAGCACCGGCTCAG GGATGGTGAAAAACTCGGGCTTTCTAGAGCAAGTGTCGGCGATATTCAGGAGGGAAGACGAGATCATCATC GGATGCCAAAGTGGCAGGAGGTCTCTCATGGCAGCTACCGAACTCTGCTCCGCC GGTTTCACCGGCGTGATCGACATCGCCGGAGGGTTTTCTGCTTGGAAGGAGAACGAGCTGCCGACCAATCAGTGA